One Alnus glutinosa chromosome 13, dhAlnGlut1.1, whole genome shotgun sequence genomic window, CTAGtaatatttcacatgttaaagAAAATCATTGTGTAAATTCATGTGCACCTGAGCCTTGTATAGATTCATCAAATAATCTACACAAGCAAAATATGGAAGATGCTGGTAAAGGCTATTCATATTCTCATGGTGCAGAGGGTTATAACAAGTTACTGAACCAATATTATGAGCTTGAGGAGAAGAGGCAAAAGATTTTGGAGCAGCTTCATCAATTTGGTGGTTGGAATTACCAATATTCTGGTGAAGGTTCTGGTTCTGGTGTAGAGTGGGGTACCTATTCTACTTACCAAGAACGCCCTATTCCTGCTAGCCAAGTTTCTCATCCAAATGTTGTCTCTTCATGTTGTGGATGTCAGTGTTTGGTGGCTCCATGCACTTCATGTCCTGGCTGTTCTTTGGGTGGGACATCTGTTTGCAAGACTTGTACTGATGATTCTGTGGCAATGATTCCTGGAAAGTCTTGCCCTCTTGAAGATGGTAACATTGTCAAAACAGCGATGGGAGCTGCAGAAAAGGCAATATCTTCCATGATGACAAAAATGTCTAGTGATCCTAATATAATTGAAGGTATGCTTGGTTTTTTCTAGAGGAAATGATTTGCATGAAAATCTTAGTTGCTGTTagttaataaaaaatgggtTATCAATGGTGCTCCTATGAAAAGAGCCAGAATGCAGGGTTAAAAACTCCTATTTGGAACTGCAACTACTAGTTTCTTTTGCCTGCCAAATTTGACCTTTTGAGATGACCTCTTTTTCTCATTGATGCGTTAGATGACCCCTGCAGCTAATTTTAACTCGGGATATATTTGGGTATTTAGTTTCtatttcttgtttatttgtGATAACGTgattgccttttctttttatctaatgtctttttggttgatttgcttAATACTGCTTGTATCAATTGTTGAACCCAAATTTACTTCGCTTTGTTTCTTCTATTTGTTCATCTGTGCAATTGAAAAGTTCTTGACATATTATTGCTTTTCTGTTGTTATCCTTTGCTTAAAACAGATCGACACTCAGGGATAAAAGCCatacattttaatgggagggggccaaataatttattttattatttttttttttcaagtaagggtttaagtatatatatatatatataaggccaaattttaagtaaattaaacataacccaatttttatatttttattcttcccttcaaattaaaaatcaataagcaaaattgacaagaaattttttgaaaaataattaaaaaaaaaaaaaagaagaaagaaaaccgctgtccaaagattcaaaaaaagaaaaaaaaaaatgtctcagtTTCTGTACTAAAATTGAGTAATTTTAGTTGGATGAATCGTGTGCTTCTCGGCGTTCTCGTAAGGCTTTACCTGAATGACATGGCTCTTAAATGTTAAGAGCTAACATTCTCTTGTTCCTTTTGTTAGAACATCCAACTCTAACTAATATAGTAGCCCACTAACTATTATACAAAACAAACTATATTCTACACAAAACACAGTCTGCTAAacgcaacacaaaacaaatgaaacgcaTATCGTCTATACTTTTCTAATGCCATCTAGCTATATTGAAATGAATCCCCATTTTACGTTATCTTTGTCACATATCCTTAGGAAATCGAGTTTTGCCGAATGTGTGACTCTTCGAGTCCACACCTGTCTTCTTCTAATGCACTACTTTGCTAAACcctttcatttactttgaacaaaacaTATGCAACTTTGTAAAGCTCATTCCATTGTTACCCTTCTCAGACATGTCCGTTGCTTCCcgtgaaatattaaaagaaaaagttttgacaatgaaGCTATCGTTCCAAATAAGATAAAGCCAGTTGAAGAGATGATAATAGGGAAGgggtcaaaaaaaaattcttgctaggggcaataggcaaaaaaaccttctttttttttaccttaattttttttcttcttaagagttgagggggggccatggcccctactGCCCCCTCCCTCCCTTCGTCACTGTCGAGACTGACTGGACTCAAAATGAGTAGTTTAGTTTGATTGACTTGGCATGAGTTTACTTTTGATAATATAGCATATTGTCTGGATGTTCCCAACATCTCATTATTTTGTGTTATTGTTTACCTCTTGCACTTTTTGTTCCATGATAAGAAGTGAATCCTTGACTCCATTGTCCTTCCATATGCAATGCTTGCACCAACTTGTTTTAATGGTTTAGGTATCTCTTGCGATTTGACCATAAATAGGACGCTGATGTATTGGGCTTATCATATTTTTCGCATTTTTCATGGAatacagagaaagagaaagctGAAGGGGAAACAGCCCAGAGTACCGGCTCCGAAACGGATCTTACTGTTGTTTTAAACGCTTGGTATTCTGCAGGCTTCTACACTGGCAAGTAAGCACTTATCAAGTTCCCCTTCTTTAGAACGATGAAACtcaaatttattgttttctttgatGTGATTACTTCATGTTCGGGTTTGTGCTGCACTTCTTCTTTCATTTACCTCTTCTTATGGATAATTGATAGCAATGCTGACTATTATCTCACCTGGCCTAATTAGTTCTTCACCTTACCCTTCATGTACCTCTTAGGGTTTTGTAAAGGAGTCATAATTGACTCTTAAACCCTAATATATTTATAGTATATGACTTTGATGCCATGATATGTTCCAATTAAATCCAGTTTGGCATGAGCACATGTTTTTATATGTTGATTAGAGTGACGTCATTGACCGACCTATGCGGGCCATTTGTGACTCTTGATCTTTCAACTCCTTTTAATCATGGAAACCTGTACTCCTGCTTCTTCTCTAAATGGTTCTGATATTAATAATGTTTTTAAGCAGTCCTCATGAACTGAATATGTCAATTCATTATGTTCTGTTACAACTATTTCAAATGCATCAAACTGGCATTGTTACAGGTATCTTACAGAGCAATCTATTGCAAAGAAACGACATAGCTAGGGCTTTCTCCAGCAACATCGAGCAGAAGCTGAGTGGTGTTAACAATATTGTCAATTTTACAACAGATTGGTTATGTAATAGTTAATTAAAGAATCTGTTTGATTCCAATTTCCAAGTGGTCTGAATTGCATCATCTAAGTGCATATGATTGCTTGAGCTTATGCTGAGCAGGATCTTTATGCAGGCATAGACCCCTTGCTCTTTGACATTTAGTCTGACTCAAATTTCAAGAATTGGGGACTCAAtcacgagtaatgctacaaggAAGGCTAGAgttctcccaaaattgatgtagctcttaaaagcacaattgaatcaaaattcaatggtgatctATTACATATCTTAagggtgattttaaaagccacataagTTCTGGGAGGACTCAAAGAGGAGGACTTTAGttttccatatagcatttctcatcgaTCACTACCTAGTATACTTTTCCCGCTTGTATTTTAACGGCCATAAtgcgttatttttttttagttaatttcatatttgtaataaaatctacCAAAAAATGAAGTCCAATTGTTGCGACAGTTTCTTGAAATGATCGAGTTTACAGGGTCATGCTAAATGATTGAGTTTATAGGGTCATGGTTCCAAAGGAATTGCTGGATTTAAGAACAGATagttagagcattcacattcgattctttaaaatttgaagaaaattttaaagaaaatcttcactttttctattttaaaaaatcacttttgGAAATCACTCTCCatcttattctttatttatttttctctactcTGTGTCTCCATTAAAATATTCATACCCATTTTAATGTCATGGAATTGGGAATTATATTGCTAATTTGGAGagaatcactttttttttttttttttggagagaaaaattaataaaataaaagataaattatCTACAGTGATCATATATGAAGGAAAACGGGAGGATTTTCTTTAATATGAAGGATGGGCAAAAAATTAAAGTGTGGTTCTtcctaatttgaagaaaaaagttgTTTAAACGATAAGATAGAAATGATCTAAGGAAAATGCtcttattttcaaaaatttatgattaacacatcatttggaaatcaatcattatttatttaaaatatgaatttatatGTTGATTTTAAGCATTTAACCAATATAATAAATAGACGAAGGATTGAGAAAATAGATATAACTCCGTTGCAAGCTATACATAGCTTTAGTCCATTTAGTCAAAGGGGTAACTTGACTATTACtaccttgcatttttttttaaatatattctatatttaatttttaaataatttttttatattttttttaattataaatagtACGTGTCATATTATAATTGATGTTAATACATATTAGCGGagtaattaatcaatttttaacACCTAAGGGACTATTCTTCAAAACCAAAAGTGAATTTATACCATTAAACAAATTTCCACACAAAGTATCTTAAGGATCTTCTGCAATAAAATTCCCTATCTGAATTTGACTCAGCATATTTTCCAACTTCCCTAAGCTCAtcttccaatttttattttttatttttttttaaaaaaaaaaaagaaaaagaaaactcatcttaaaatataatgataCAACTATTGGGCCTGTCATAACCAAAACTCAACAACGCATATCCTctgagaaaagaacaaaaaaattggaCCCCCAGAAGCCCGGCCCAACTAGACAGACGGTCAAAATGACAAACAGTTCAGATGAAGTACAAACAAAAAGCAACGGTGACGATGAACCCTGAGATTGGTGTTGGTAGCTAGAGACACCAAAAAACGTCAGCGAGATCGAAATTTGTTGCGGCTCCCACCGGAATccaaatggatatatatatatatatatatatatatataacttgggCGAAACGAAAAGAGTGAAGAACTAGTGAACATTTTCAGAAGAGAGTTACAAACTTACACGAACGCAAACAAAGACTCACAgcgagcgagcgagagagagagagagaaatggtgCTGTGGGAGATCACGTTGGGGACTGCGTATTTCTTGGGGCTGAAGCGCACGTACAGGCTCGCTTTGAGGATTCAACGCAAGGTCGTTAGCCCCAAGCATCCCAAGATCCGCCAGTTTCTTCACAGGTATATTTTCATGTCTGTGTTCTGTTTGGGTGGGTTTTGATCGTTCTTTGGGTAGTTGGGTGTTGATACTATGTCTGTTGTCATCGAAGTTTCTGGTGCGCTTTGTAAGAGTTTGTACTTGGGTTGTTAAACCATGTAATCGTGAATAAAACTCTATGTTTGGGATCGTAGATATCATCAAATTTGTCCTTTATCCAGCATAATCTTGTGTAGAAGTGAACGTTTGCAAGTAGTTTCCTATTGTAAAATTAATATAACACTCTAGTTGGGTTGTTCTGTCTTACCATAATCATGGTTAAGGCTTTGTATTTATAGATGAAGTTGTTACATGAGATAACTAAAgattacaaaatataaattcaAATTACATATGAGATAGATATGTCTAAACAGCAGTCTATCTTTATCATGATTTGTTGTAGACTTGAGTTTATCTTCCGTTGAAGATATGAAAGCAAAGATAGTATTTGAATCTAGGATAACATTGGGAGAGTTATAAGGGGGATAACTCTATAACACGCCCCCTCAAGCTCAATGGTAGAGGATCGACGTTGAGCTTGTTACATAGAAATGAAAactgagaggaagagagaggctTGATGAAGACATCTGCAATTTGATCTTTGCTTGAAATGAAACGGATATCAAGAGTTTTGCATTGGACCATATCACGagcaaaatgaaaaatcaatctCCACATGCTTAGTTCGAGCTTGATAAACAGAGTTAGACGAGAGATACGTTGCCCCAATGTTGTCACATCAAAGAATGGGAGGCCTTGAGGGTTGCAGCCCGAGCTCAGTGATGGCAGAGTTGATCCAAATTATTTAAGCAGCAACATTTGCATGAGACTTGTATTCAACTTTAGTACTAGAGTCTGCAACTGTGGCCTGCTTACGACAACTCCAAGAAATTAAgttaccccccaaaaaaatatagtaGCCACCAGTAGACTTGCGATCATCCCTGCTGTCGGCCCAGTCAGCATCAGAGAATGCTTGAAGGCTGAAGGCTATGGATTGTCAAATGTGTAAGCCGTAATGCAC contains:
- the LOC133853666 gene encoding uncharacterized protein LOC133853666 yields the protein MGKEGDLWDDSALINAFDDAISKYKIMHGKKSCNTSVEGGKAVGGTVENASANVNESHEARRDAEEKSNVSSSTAIDLGETSNISHVKENHCVNSCAPEPCIDSSNNLHKQNMEDAGKGYSYSHGAEGYNKLLNQYYELEEKRQKILEQLHQFGGWNYQYSGEGSGSGVEWGTYSTYQERPIPASQVSHPNVVSSCCGCQCLVAPCTSCPGCSLGGTSVCKTCTDDSVAMIPGKSCPLEDGNIVKTAMGAAEKAISSMMTKMSSDPNIIEEKEKAEGETAQSTGSETDLTVVLNAWYSAGFYTGKYLTEQSIAKKRHS